A part of Gossypium hirsutum isolate 1008001.06 chromosome A07, Gossypium_hirsutum_v2.1, whole genome shotgun sequence genomic DNA contains:
- the LOC107937294 gene encoding allergen Asp f 7 homolog: MDSMTHCSNFFNSVLFISILATIFSHCDARFMFHMWNQKGSNHHVSQINKQKLTSHFVSNVDPYTINSPLYLPPFDSLSPLPQPGGSPFTPCPPPPTSSHSHGSSANPPSIFFSSPPQHQPTPPEHGLTPRPIYGPPTLSPPSSSVPPPKSSRSGGGVWCVAKPTVPDSTIQAAMDYACGSGGNCKAIQPNEPCFQPNTLISHASFAFNSYWLNTKGNGGTCDFGGTAMLVTVDPSFNKCKFGHA, from the exons ATGGACTCAATGACTCACTGTTCAAATTTTTTCAACTCAGTCCTCTTCATTTCCATTTTAGCCACCATTTTCAGTCATTGTG ATGCCAGATTTATGTTCCATATGTGGAACCAAAAGGGCTCAAATCACCATGTAAGTCAAATTAACAAGCAAAAATTAACCAGTCATTTTGTCTCCAATGTTGATCCGTATACCATCAACTCACCTTTATATCTCCCTCCTTTCGATTCACTGTCACCACTTCCTCAACCTGGCGGCTCTCCGTTCACTCCATGTCCGCCGCCTCCGACATCTAGTCACAGCCACGGTTCATCAGCTAATCCACCTAGTATTTTTTTCTCAAGTCCCCCACAACACCAACCTACCCCACCAGAACATGGATTGACTCCAAGACCCATTTACGGACCCCCAACGCTGAGCCCACCGTCGTCTTCAGTTCCACCGCCTAAATCGTCACGTTCCGGCGGCGGCGTTTGGTGTGTGGCTAAACCTACGGTGCCGGACTCGACCATCCAAGCGGCTATGGATTATGCATGTGGGTCTGGCGGGAATTGTAAAGCGATTCAACCCAATGAGCCGTGTTTTCAACCCAATACGTTGATATCACATGCTTCGTTTGCTTTTAATAGCTATTGGTTGAACACGAAGGGGAATGGTGGCACCTGTGATTTTGGTGGTACTGCCATGCTTGTTACAGTCGATCCTA GTTTCAATAAATGCAAGTTTGGCCATGCTTGA